The window GCGAAAGAGATCCGCTTCCGCTCCGCGCCAGTTTCCCCGGGGGGGCACCGCTCAGGCAGCAGCCCCTTCGTCAGGGGTAGCCAATAAGTGTATATAAGAAATCTTAAAAGGATAAAATTGAATCTCGTTTGCAGGGATGCCATGGGATTCCCCATTGACATTCCGCTCCTGCCCCACCCTTGCACCCCAAGTGCGAGGGTGGGATCTTTTTCCTCCCGCAACGCAAGCTGCGCTGGCCGCAGAAGCCCGCTCGTCGCGGACCAGCCGACAGCCGTTCGCACCGCGCCACGCACCGCCGCAGCGGACTCCGGCACGCACACCATCCGCCACGCTTGGACCGTCGTCCGGAGCGCGCTTCCCCTGCCGCCCGATATCGCGCGTGAGTTTCGTCCGCCAAGGATCCACCGACATGCCAAAACCTCCGCATGACCCGAGTCACTCCGCAAGGCACGAGGCCGCCCCCGGATCCGAAGGCCTTGCCGCTCCAGCGCCCCCATTGTGCGGCCAGGACATGCAGGCAGGCAGTCCGGATGGCGGCCCCGGCGGGCCCGCGACCGATGACCTCCACCTGCGTTTGTGCAGGCTCTCCAGCCGGCACCGCTCGGTGCTGTACCTGATGCTTCTGGGCCGATCCAACCGGCTCATTGCCGCCGAACTGAACCTGGCCGAATACACGGTCAAGGATCACGTCAAGGTCATCATGACCCGGCTCGGCATCCGCAGCAGGACGCGGATCATCCGCGAACTGAATTCCCCGGCCATGAGGAAATTCCTGGTGAGCTTGTCTCCCCCCATGCACCACGCCCACGGTGAAGGGGATGCGAAAGGCGCAGTGGCGCATCGCGCCATCACCCCGCGGCAGCTGGGCCTGACCGTCCGTCAGGGCAGCGTTCTCTCATTCCTGCTCGAAGGATTGCCCAACAAGGAGATCGCGGCGCGCCTGGGCCTGCGTGACAACACGGTCAAGGAGCATGTCTCGGAGATCTTCCGCCGTCTCGGTGTCGGCACCCGCTCTGAGCTGCTTTCCACGATGCCCGATATCGTGCTGGCCGCACACGACCGCCGCGAGATCCTTTCCGGCCTGTTGCCTGTGCACCGCTGACGGGATATCCCCTCCGGGGCCGATGCCCCGCGCGCCGCGTAGCGGGGGGGCCCGGCTCGCCGGCAGCGCCGTACATCGCCATGCTGGCTTCCTCTGGCGCCTACTCCATCGCCGGCAGCAGGATCGACATGCGGAATGCCCCGTTCTCCGCGCCTCTCAGCTGGACAATTCCTCCGCACCCGGCGATGGCATCACCGACCTCCCTGAGGCCCACGTCCAGCCTGTTCGCGTAGGCCCGCGATCCGGCCAGGTGTCTCAGCCGCTCCGGCACCAGATGCCAGGCGATGATGGCATTGGAGCGCGCGAAGACCTCGATCTCCAGCGAGCGCCGGCTGCCCGTGCCGGCGCACAGGTGCCCCGGCGTCGGCGGGGATTCGGCGTCGGAGATGTGCATCACGATTTCCGAGCATGGGAGCCAACGCCGGAGCAGCCAGGACAGATGGATCATGACCAGGCGGAATCGCTGCCCGTTGATGGCAATCGCCGCATCGCCGGACTCCAGGCTGGAGCGCAACCGGACCTCCATGGAGAGGAACCTGGCAATTTCTTCCGCAAGGCCTTGCATGAACGTTTGCGCGGGAACCTGTGCAAGCGTGAGGTAGTCGGCGCCCACCATATCCCGCCAGGTTTCCAGCGCACTCACGCACCATTGAATGGCATGACTCGTGCCATCGCGCGGATGAACCGCGCCGGCGCTCACGCAATGGGCAAGGCCGTCGACACTGGCGGCGATGATGGCCAGCTTGTCTTTCGCCTCCTGTGCCGTCAGGTCATACACCGCCCTCAACAGCTTGTTGATCTTCACCATGGCTTCTCCGCCGCAAGCCGGTTGGCTGGAACTGAATTCCTGCGGGCTTTTCATTGATCTTCTTGTTGACTCTGTTGCATCCATTGACACCCCTGATTCCCGTCCGACCACAGCTCGCATCCGTGCGCCAGCGGCGCATGCCGCCCCCCCCCCTTGCCTCGGCACATCGACCCGCTTGGCGCAGCGCCGGGCCCCGCCGTCGGCAACTCGCTTCGGCTCGCCGCGACACGCCACCAGCGATACCACGCATCCCTTGACCATGGAGATGCGCAAGTCCCTGCAGACATCGCGAGCGCCCAGGAACCGCGCAGCCGGCTGCATCGCGCGGCAGGGCCCGCGCCGAGCCGTCGAGCCATCTGAGCGACAGGCGGACTCACAGATGGCCGACGCCCGTCGCGGCACCGGACTGGACGAATCCGGCTGACGGGTAGTTTCATTTTTTCTCGATCCCGAATCAGGACACGAGCTGACGCACCCGCAAATCGATGCACGGGGCCTCAGATGGGGATCGCAATTCCTCTTCCGACCATGCCCTTCGCGCCAGAAATGCTCGACTTGCAGCGCAGTTCGGCCGAATACGCTCAAAGTTACTCCAAATGCGAGTCACTGTTGATAGTGAGTCGCATTCATCCCCCCGTTGGTCGGGTCCAAAAAGCATCAAAACGAAACACCAAAATGATACAAAGTAAACTCGTAGAAATGGCTAGCGGCGCGTGGCCGCGCGGCCCTCCCTGCCCGCAGTGCCGACGCCGTCACCGGCAAGGCGCTCACGGCAATCTGACATGCGTACCGACCCGGCTCACCAGCAGAAGCTTCCGCCAGGATCGCCATCGGTCCGCCAGCCGGCCTGCGCCATCGGGAGGAAAGCAATCAACACGGCCACTCAGCTGCGCGTATCGATCCACCATCGGCCAGTACGCCGGCGGGTTGGGCGCCATGGCAAGCGCGGCGCGCACTGGCCAGGTTCTTTCGAAGGCAAATGGAGTCAACAATTACATCGATGCAGGGTCACATCATGATGGGCACGACGCAAACCGGGGGACAGGATCTCGAGAAATACTTCGCCTCCTATGTGGGAATGGAGGGTGGCAATCCACGCAGCAAGATCTGGTTTTGCGACGTGGCCCCGCATCCTGCCATGCCCGGCCTGCAGCGGCCCCTCGAGCCGGCATTCGCTCCCCCGTCCTGGAATGACAGTTTCAGGAAAAGCCATGGCGCGCAGATGGGGAAATGGCTCGGGCATCAGCGCATCGCAAAGGTCATGACTGCCTGCGTCAGCGCGCTGCAGGGACGGCATGCCGGGCCGCGGGAATGGGAGGACTACTTCCGGGCTTCGCTGTATCGCCCGGAAGGGAACGAGTTCAAGATCAATCTGTATCCGTTGCCGCTGCGACCGCGCATGGATATCTCCTGGCGCGACGCCTATGGCCACGATCCCTTGCTGGTGCGCAAGGCGCAGTTCATCGACGTCTGCCATTTCGGCGGTCGCTTCGCCTTTCTCAAGGCCATCACCAGGAACTGGGCACCGCGCGTCGTCGTCTGCATCAACAAGACCTATTCGAGCCAGTACATCGATGCCTTCGGGCTGGCACCGCTCAGGCCAGCGGTCGAGGTGCTGCAGCCCGCCGACCTGACGGTCAAGCTGATCGTCTACCAGGATGCGCAGACACGCTGGGTACTGTGCCCGCCCCTGGCCGGGCCTGTCGGGATGTCATCGGATAGCCAGCTCAGCAGCTTCGGCGAACTGCTTGCGAACTGGTGCCGCGAGCCGGCGCCTGCCACTGTCATGTAAAACCGGAGCGACCATGTTGGCAATCGCTTGCTTTCTGCTCGGCCTGTTCCTTGCGTTCTCCTATCCCGTCTACAGGATCATGCGCCGGGCACATATGAGGATCTGGCTCTATTCCTTCCTGATCATTCCTTTCTTCGGCCCGATGCTCTGCCTCTTTGTCGTGGCATTCGGCAAATGGCCGACGCGTCGCAGACTGAACCGACTGTTCGACTGACGTCTTCGCGCGGGCGGGCGGCGGGCGGCCGCCGCCCGCCCCATGCCAATGAAGAACTCTCGACCCGATGCGCCTGCCCGCTCCTCGCCGCGCGACGCATGGCATCGGGAATGGCATCGCCTGTACGACGAACTGGCGCGGCAGCATGTGCTGCTGCGTGTCGCGCTGGATGCCGTCGGAGACGCCGTGATCACCACGGACAATGCAGAACGGGTCACGTGGCTGAATCCGGTCGCCGAACGCATCACCGGCTGGCGGCTGGCGGAAGCCGTCGGGCTGCGCCTGGCCGACGTCTTCCACATCGCGCCCGCCCCCAGCCTGGCAAGCGCTCAGGAGATGGCGTCGCCAAGCTGGCGCGAGCGCGCGCGCGGCGACCCTCCCCGCCAGAGCGTCCTGATAGCGCGCCATGGCGTGGAGCGCGGCGTCGAGCATTCCGAGGCTCCCGTTCGCAACCAGGCCGGCGAGGCGATCGGCAACGTCCTGGTATTCCGCGACGTGGCCGAACAACGCCGGCTGAGCGAAGAGATTGCCTACCGAGCCACGCACGACCCGCTGACCGGGCTGCTGAATCGCAGCGAGTTCGAGTCGACCGTCCAGCAACGGATCGACAGGGCATCCAGGGACCGCAGCGAGCATGCCCTGCTGTACATCGACCTGGATCAGTTCAAGCTGGTCAACGATGCCTGCGGCCATCGCGTCGGCGACCAA of the Cupriavidus malaysiensis genome contains:
- a CDS encoding helix-turn-helix domain-containing protein codes for the protein MQAGSPDGGPGGPATDDLHLRLCRLSSRHRSVLYLMLLGRSNRLIAAELNLAEYTVKDHVKVIMTRLGIRSRTRIIRELNSPAMRKFLVSLSPPMHHAHGEGDAKGAVAHRAITPRQLGLTVRQGSVLSFLLEGLPNKEIAARLGLRDNTVKEHVSEIFRRLGVGTRSELLSTMPDIVLAAHDRREILSGLLPVHR
- a CDS encoding transcriptional regulator, with the translated sequence MMGTTQTGGQDLEKYFASYVGMEGGNPRSKIWFCDVAPHPAMPGLQRPLEPAFAPPSWNDSFRKSHGAQMGKWLGHQRIAKVMTACVSALQGRHAGPREWEDYFRASLYRPEGNEFKINLYPLPLRPRMDISWRDAYGHDPLLVRKAQFIDVCHFGGRFAFLKAITRNWAPRVVVCINKTYSSQYIDAFGLAPLRPAVEVLQPADLTVKLIVYQDAQTRWVLCPPLAGPVGMSSDSQLSSFGELLANWCREPAPATVM